Proteins encoded by one window of Cervus canadensis isolate Bull #8, Minnesota chromosome 18, ASM1932006v1, whole genome shotgun sequence:
- the LOC122421226 gene encoding putative killer cell immunoglobulin-like receptor-like protein KIR3DX1, whose translation MWPSLLSLLSLGFCVSLRIWAAVGEFEKPSLSAWPSPVVPLGQTVTLQCHFRSPLKRFRLFKADGTSLSELMGNHFNNFTLGPVTGEHAGSYTCSGFSRFLLLLPIHSDPLHIVITGVFTKPAISAHPGPLVQEGRNVTLRCHSPLWFDKFILHQENSTGHFQTRGEMFTGGHASADFSIGPMTLARAGTYRCYGSVSHSPYEWSAPSDPVDIVTTESTASTCPSTVNPHTTGEAKLPQGHSSQLHLLLRLSVAFIYTSIFLAVLVCHWFPKKCCHHGRRAPGRQNSERRGGFVTTEPPGKPLNLFPAVGTEAAGIPGVETGQDPPQSGPALADKFTGT comes from the exons GATTCTGCGTGAGTCTGAGGATCTGGGCAGCTGTGG GTGAATTTGAGAAGCCCTCTTTGTCAGCCTGGCCAAGCCCCGTGGTTCCCTTAGGACAGACTGTGACTCTCCAGTGTCACTTCCGATCTCCACTTAAGAGATTCAGACTGTTCAAAGCAGATGGGACCAGTTTGTCTGAGCTCATGGGAAATCATTTCAACAACTTCACCCTTGGCCCAGTGACCGGAGAACATGCTGGGTCCTACACGTGTTCTGGATTCTCCAGGTTTCTCCTTCTGTTGCCCATACACAGTGACCCCCTGCACATTGTCATCACAG GTGTGTTCACAAAACCCGCCATCTCAGCCCACCCAGGCCCCCTCGTGCAGGAGGGAAGGAATGTGACCCTTCGCTGTCACTCACCACTGTGGTTTGACAAGTTTATCCTGCACCAGGAAAACAGCACAGGGCATTTCCAGACACGTGGAGAGATGTTCACGGGTGGGCATGCCTCAGCTGACTTCTCCATTGGCCCCATGACTTTGGCGAGAGCGGGCACCTACAGATGCTATGGCTCTGTCAGCCACTCCCCCTATGAGTGGTCAGCCCCCAGCGACCCCGTGGACATCGTCACCACAG AATCCACTGCAAGTACTTGCCCATCAACCGTGAATCCACACACCACAGGAG AAGCAAAGCTTCCTCAAGGCCACTCCAGCCAACTGCACCTTCTCCTTAGGCTCTCCGTAGCATTCATCTATACCAGCATCTTCCTTGCTGTTCTTGTCTGTCACTGGTTTCCCAAAAA ATGTTGCCATCATGGAAGGAGAGCCCCAGGAAGACAGAACAGTGAGCGGCGAG gtggatttgttaccactgagccaccagggaagcccctcaacctTTTCCCAGCTGTGGGCACTGAGGCTGCTGGGATTCCAGGGGTGGAAACAGGACAAGATCCCCCTCAGTCTGGACCTGCCCTGGCCGATAAA